In Dyella terrae, one DNA window encodes the following:
- a CDS encoding FAD-containing oxidoreductase produces MTERFDAIVVGAGQAGPPLAERLGKSGRKVAIIERKDVGGTCVNTGCIPTKSMVASAYVAYQSGRAAEYGVRAGNVQVMMDEVWRRTRGISERSRGNVEQWIAGMAGVKLFRGHARFESPTTLRVGDDVMEADEIFLNVGGRATRPPFPGIDSVPYLDNVGVMGLRELPEHLVIVGGSYIGLEFAQMFRRFGSQVSVVERSKRLLPREDPEIADAVVDILKREGITIHTGAECIELKGSSGQVCVVAACADPRMEVRGSHLLLAVGRQPNTDDLGLERAGVATDERGYIHVDDQCRTSVAGIWAMGDCNGKGAFTHTSFNDYEIVAANVLDHDARRISDRINTYALFIDPPLGRIGLNEEEARKAGHDVLVGVRPMTRVGRAIERGETLGTMKVIVDAATRKLLGAVILGVNGDEAIHSLLDAMYANVPIDTVTHAVHIHPTVAELLPTVLQDLHPADRG; encoded by the coding sequence ATGACCGAGCGATTCGATGCCATCGTGGTGGGTGCAGGGCAGGCGGGGCCGCCGCTGGCGGAGCGATTGGGCAAGTCCGGTCGCAAAGTGGCCATCATCGAGCGCAAAGACGTCGGGGGGACGTGCGTCAATACCGGTTGCATCCCCACCAAATCGATGGTGGCCAGCGCGTACGTCGCCTATCAGTCCGGCCGGGCCGCGGAATACGGCGTGCGTGCCGGCAACGTTCAAGTGATGATGGATGAGGTGTGGCGTCGCACGCGGGGCATTTCCGAACGCTCGCGCGGCAACGTCGAACAATGGATCGCGGGCATGGCCGGCGTGAAGCTCTTTCGTGGTCACGCCCGATTCGAATCGCCCACCACCCTGCGCGTGGGCGATGACGTGATGGAGGCGGACGAGATTTTCCTCAACGTCGGTGGCCGCGCCACGCGGCCGCCATTTCCGGGCATCGACTCCGTTCCCTACCTGGACAACGTGGGCGTGATGGGACTGCGTGAACTTCCCGAGCATCTGGTCATCGTCGGTGGCAGCTACATCGGACTTGAATTTGCCCAGATGTTCCGCCGATTCGGTTCGCAGGTAAGCGTCGTCGAGCGCAGCAAGCGCCTGCTTCCTCGCGAGGATCCTGAGATTGCCGATGCCGTGGTGGACATCCTCAAGCGCGAAGGCATCACGATCCACACCGGTGCCGAGTGCATCGAACTGAAAGGGAGCTCGGGCCAGGTCTGTGTTGTCGCGGCGTGCGCCGATCCGCGCATGGAGGTGCGCGGCAGCCACCTGTTGCTTGCCGTGGGAAGGCAGCCAAACACGGATGACCTGGGTCTTGAGCGTGCCGGCGTGGCAACGGATGAGCGAGGCTACATCCACGTCGATGATCAGTGCCGCACAAGTGTCGCTGGCATCTGGGCCATGGGGGACTGCAACGGCAAGGGAGCGTTTACGCATACGTCGTTCAACGATTACGAAATTGTCGCCGCCAACGTGCTCGATCACGACGCGCGCCGCATCAGCGATCGCATCAATACTTACGCACTCTTCATCGATCCGCCGTTGGGGCGCATCGGGCTCAATGAGGAGGAGGCCCGCAAGGCGGGACATGACGTCCTGGTCGGTGTTCGACCGATGACGCGCGTGGGACGCGCCATCGAGCGCGGTGAGACGCTGGGTACGATGAAGGTGATCGTCGATGCGGCGACGCGCAAACTGCTGGGTGCCGTGATTCTGGGTGTCAACGGCGATGAGGCGATCCACAGCCTTCTGGACGCCATGTATGCCAACGTGCCCATCGACACCGTCACGCATGCCGTTCACATCCATCCCACCGTGGCCGAGCTGCTGCCGACCGTCTTGCAGGACCTCCATCCAGCGGACCGCGGCTAG
- the bcsB gene encoding cellulose biosynthesis cyclic di-GMP-binding regulatory protein BcsB yields MRVTRPVRFGSLILGFVVAFAAAAMPPQSSRRAGPSTPETPAPAASSTVAAAQPIAVAGQTRQLSLSDMGGYETVKLRGVDPTTTLNVSVRNDEVVTAARLKLVYTYSPSLIYALSHLKIYLNGEVIATLPLDKDSAGGTVRKDIDLDPRLFTDFNRISVQMIAHYTMDHCEDPYHSTLWTDISPETSLALTTSDIALPNSLALLPAPFFDRRDNRSLNIPFVLPAQADPAVLRAAGVVSSWLGALADWRGARFPVSAAPPADSHAVAFALPNAHPDGVNLTDLKGPTVLVMPNPASPPESGRKLLVIAGRDAKELQQAADALVLGQVSMSGDRALVNAIDLGPERKPYDAPNWAPVDRVVTFKELVTDPSQLEAAGFNPPAIRVKMRLPPDMFAWARNSVPLDVHYRYTAPSSYNDSVLNVGINDQLLRSVRLRPLDTSAADRQFNVPLLSGNVSRGAEEIRVPALRIGSNNEFQFQFHMDSQKTGLCVSTATNSARAAIDPDSTIDFSQFVHYTSMPNLAFIASSGYPFTRMADLADTAVVMPDAPNAKDQEAFLALLGRMGRMSGLPALRVSVVPAASIDTVKNKDLIVIGTGSAADLLGKWGKGMPMVIERSQNQLQLREQSRGAPGTVGSVDVSVNGPMAALVGFESPYARKRSVVALEANASDRLMDVLDVLGDDARVGEVRGDLTVVRQKVVVGLSAGETYDVGHLPWYAWLWVHISRYPVLMAIAGILAGLFVAMSVFWALGRIAARRLDR; encoded by the coding sequence ATGCGGGTTACACGGCCGGTGCGGTTCGGATCGTTGATCCTGGGATTCGTGGTGGCGTTTGCCGCCGCAGCCATGCCGCCCCAGTCCAGCCGAAGGGCTGGGCCCTCCACGCCGGAAACTCCTGCGCCGGCTGCATCGTCGACGGTTGCAGCGGCCCAGCCAATAGCGGTCGCGGGCCAGACCCGCCAGCTCAGCCTGAGCGACATGGGTGGGTACGAAACGGTAAAGCTGCGCGGCGTGGATCCCACGACCACGCTGAACGTCTCTGTCCGCAATGACGAAGTGGTGACGGCAGCCAGGCTCAAGCTTGTCTATACCTATTCGCCGTCGTTGATCTATGCGCTATCGCATCTGAAGATCTATCTGAACGGTGAGGTGATCGCTACGCTGCCTCTGGACAAAGATTCCGCCGGTGGCACGGTCAGGAAGGACATCGACCTCGACCCGCGCCTGTTCACCGACTTCAATCGCATCAGTGTGCAGATGATTGCGCACTACACCATGGATCATTGCGAGGATCCGTATCACTCAACCTTGTGGACGGACATCAGCCCGGAAACGTCGCTGGCCCTCACCACGTCCGACATCGCCTTGCCCAACAGCCTGGCGTTGCTGCCGGCACCGTTCTTTGACCGCCGCGACAATCGTTCGCTGAATATTCCCTTTGTACTTCCCGCGCAGGCGGATCCTGCCGTGCTGCGCGCCGCTGGCGTGGTGTCGTCATGGCTGGGGGCGCTGGCAGACTGGCGCGGCGCGCGGTTTCCGGTGAGCGCAGCACCCCCTGCAGACAGCCATGCCGTGGCGTTCGCGTTGCCCAACGCGCACCCCGACGGCGTCAACCTGACGGATCTCAAGGGCCCGACGGTACTCGTGATGCCCAATCCCGCCAGCCCGCCGGAATCCGGACGCAAGCTGCTCGTCATTGCCGGCCGGGATGCCAAGGAGTTGCAGCAGGCCGCCGATGCGCTGGTGCTGGGGCAGGTCAGCATGTCCGGCGATCGCGCCTTGGTAAATGCCATTGACCTGGGCCCGGAGCGCAAGCCTTACGACGCACCCAACTGGGCGCCCGTCGATCGCGTGGTGACGTTCAAGGAACTTGTCACCGACCCGTCGCAGCTGGAAGCGGCCGGTTTCAACCCGCCGGCCATCCGCGTGAAGATGCGCCTGCCGCCGGACATGTTCGCCTGGGCGCGCAACAGCGTTCCGCTGGACGTCCACTATCGCTATACGGCGCCGTCCTCGTACAACGATTCTGTCCTGAACGTCGGCATCAATGATCAGTTGCTTCGATCGGTGCGCCTGCGCCCGCTGGATACGTCGGCCGCCGACCGACAGTTCAACGTACCGTTGCTCTCGGGCAATGTATCGCGCGGTGCTGAGGAGATCCGCGTGCCGGCGTTGCGGATCGGGAGCAACAATGAGTTCCAGTTCCAGTTCCACATGGATTCGCAGAAGACCGGCTTATGCGTATCGACCGCGACCAACAGCGCGCGTGCCGCGATCGATCCGGACTCGACCATCGACTTCAGTCAGTTCGTGCACTACACCTCGATGCCCAACCTGGCGTTCATTGCATCGAGCGGTTATCCGTTCACGCGCATGGCTGACCTGGCCGATACGGCCGTCGTCATGCCGGATGCGCCCAATGCAAAGGATCAGGAAGCCTTCCTGGCCCTGCTGGGCCGCATGGGGCGCATGAGCGGCTTGCCGGCCTTGCGGGTGTCGGTGGTGCCCGCTGCATCCATCGACACGGTCAAGAACAAAGACCTGATCGTGATTGGCACGGGCTCCGCCGCTGACCTGCTCGGCAAGTGGGGCAAAGGCATGCCGATGGTGATCGAACGCAGCCAGAACCAGCTGCAGTTGCGCGAACAATCGCGCGGCGCGCCGGGCACCGTCGGTAGCGTCGACGTGAGCGTGAACGGTCCCATGGCCGCGCTGGTCGGTTTCGAATCGCCCTATGCACGCAAGCGCAGCGTCGTGGCGCTGGAAGCCAATGCGTCCGATCGCCTGATGGATGTGCTCGATGTACTCGGTGACGACGCACGCGTTGGCGAAGTGCGCGGCGACCTCACGGTCGTGCGGCAGAAGGTGGTGGTTGGCCTCTCCGCAGGAGAGACGTATGACGTCGGGCATCTGCCCTGGTATGCCTGGTTGTGGGTACATATCTCGCGCTATCCCGTGCTGATGGCGATCGCCGGCATCCTCGCGGGCCTGTTCGTTGCGATGAGCGTGTTCTGGGCGCTAGGCCGTATCGCCGCGCGCCGGCTCGACAGGTGA
- the bcsZ gene encoding cellulose synthase complex periplasmic endoglucanase BcsZ, with protein sequence MARVMWWRAMVMGFVLTTSGAAMASSCAWPDWDHFRQTTLSKDGRVIDASTPEQVTVSEGQAYGLFFALVANDRPTFDLLLTWTQNNLAQGDLSQHLPAWQWGRRAAKPGEPESWGVLDSNSASDADLWIAYALLEAGRLWHERSYTALGTVLAREILAKETTAIPDLGRTVMPGPVGFQPDKDTWRLNPSYVPLQVMTRLAQALPTQTEWRSLLESSRRVLVETAPRGYSPDWILYRRGKGFQPDEASQAESAYNAIRVYLWAGTMAPNTASRDAVLATFRPLADDVAARGAPPERVDTRTGEAGKHDGNAGFSAAVAPYLAALGRNDLAQAQVERARSLARQSPLGYYSQVLALFGLGYLDGQYRFDADGTVVPAWKTSCPAPR encoded by the coding sequence ATGGCCCGGGTCATGTGGTGGCGCGCGATGGTGATGGGATTCGTGCTGACGACGTCAGGCGCAGCGATGGCTTCGTCGTGCGCCTGGCCTGACTGGGACCACTTCAGGCAAACCACCCTGAGCAAAGACGGGCGCGTCATCGACGCAAGTACGCCCGAGCAGGTAACGGTATCGGAAGGTCAGGCGTACGGGCTGTTCTTCGCGCTGGTGGCGAATGACCGGCCGACCTTCGATCTCCTGCTGACCTGGACACAGAACAACCTTGCCCAGGGTGACCTGTCGCAGCACCTCCCGGCATGGCAGTGGGGACGTCGCGCCGCGAAGCCCGGCGAACCGGAAAGCTGGGGCGTGCTCGACAGCAACAGCGCCTCGGATGCCGATCTGTGGATCGCCTACGCTTTGCTCGAAGCCGGGCGACTCTGGCACGAGCGCAGCTATACCGCGCTCGGTACCGTGCTTGCACGGGAGATCCTTGCGAAAGAAACGACAGCGATACCGGATCTTGGTCGCACCGTGATGCCAGGTCCCGTGGGATTTCAGCCCGATAAGGACACGTGGCGCCTCAATCCCAGTTATGTGCCGCTGCAAGTCATGACGCGCCTGGCGCAAGCATTGCCGACGCAAACGGAGTGGAGGTCGCTCCTGGAAAGCTCGCGGCGTGTACTGGTGGAGACGGCGCCCAGGGGCTACTCGCCCGACTGGATTCTTTACCGACGCGGCAAAGGTTTTCAGCCCGATGAGGCCTCGCAGGCCGAGAGCGCCTATAACGCGATTCGCGTTTACTTATGGGCCGGCACGATGGCGCCGAACACGGCTTCGCGCGATGCCGTGCTTGCGACATTCCGGCCCCTGGCCGATGACGTCGCCGCCCGCGGCGCACCGCCCGAGCGCGTCGATACGCGCACGGGCGAAGCAGGCAAGCATGATGGCAATGCCGGGTTCTCGGCGGCGGTCGCGCCGTATCTGGCCGCACTGGGTCGCAACGATCTTGCGCAGGCGCAAGTCGAGCGTGCGCGCTCGCTGGCTCGTCAGTCACCGCTTGGCTATTACAGCCAGGTACTGGCCTTGTTCGGCCTCGGTTACCTGGACGGTCAGTATCGCTTTGACGCCGATGGCACCGTCGTACCCGCCTGGAAGACCTCGTGTCCCGCGCCGCGCTGA
- a CDS encoding cellulose biosynthesis protein BcsC encodes MLALLVMGSMPMAICAQSAAPAASPQMQQLLDSARVWLAKGRPDMARGIVEKALVSDPTQPDALAMLGQIQLTSNQVIDAGKTLQQLQKLYPHHPATLQLAQSYRLATTDRTALAEARLLARSGKSDEAWQKMQALFPNGAPSGALAQDYYRVMAGSTNGRDRALAELRQRTAKNPDDLGLALTLADLLTDRASTRLEGLDIIYRVYQRQDSNRAQALELWRRALNSAGRDDPAYYVWYLRYLKEVPDDANARDALAALAKKGGASYVPPPKESAPVAAARAPAETPASVRQGRAWGEQGLVAMRAGRHDEARGLFERALRLDPDNASKWRSLMNTSAFWGTLAKARNANAAGDPVHGEALARDALKMQPNQADARKVLATSLIAQEKWAEAEQILRPMVEAPKPDADALEQLARVYVATHRTAELTPLIARAEERATGSTDAMRELRAQLLSIEADQMIADGRHGAAVLKLEEAVRLTPGNAWLRYTLARQYRDMGLPATGRGVMDDGLRVEASPDMRYATALYLNSLDEIDAASAVLAKVPDAQRSDGMRELAANLRVQGELRDVRALVAQGHRQEAAARLDAMAAEVPDDPQMLASIGREWIALGEPEKGLQQVRHWLDTHPDDPAIGVRLRYGELLASANRDDELGAWIADARARPGVTPEQQSGFDDQLLRLALRTAGRQMDAGDFKAAGQTLEAVPEAGKADRRWLLTQADLREAQGDYRGAEASANAILKKDPTDAEARLTIARMEARLGHRQAAEDIVNQVLADTPPDDVDTRLSIARRYTALGRNARAQDVVDPLRATNGERSDVTMQAGRIAQAQGDYNGAAGLYRVARQQEAAEGELPSAEDGLTSAGRALKSLQDRRQGQVATAIIQSNESGSSGMSRLNATEIPVYLRIPDGYTGHWFFHADTVILHADTLPADRFDPAYKFGQIAAWGNAGLRPIDQSDKGVALAAGYDFSGASNSWRADIGSSPLGFTVHQVLGGFAYRHDFYNASLSLDVSRRPVTASLLSYAGARDPVTGDTWGGVVRNSITVRGAQDVGRSTLFASLGYGTYDGKDTRSNQDFRLRTGIDWPVYVSPDQRFSSGLVVNYWHYANNQHFYTYGNGGYYSPQKYVSISIPLDWRGRKGRWAWELEASVGHSDTREDTAPYFPTRPDLQQLATARMAAADLGSPYYGSGNGGGFSYTVAGALEYRITEHWVMGTRFKLDRSHDYAPNLGTIYLRYFFDRQSLPVPYPPNPVQPYSAY; translated from the coding sequence ATGTTGGCGCTGCTCGTGATGGGCAGCATGCCGATGGCGATTTGCGCGCAGTCCGCCGCGCCGGCAGCCAGCCCCCAGATGCAACAGTTGCTCGATTCGGCGCGTGTCTGGCTGGCCAAGGGGCGTCCGGACATGGCGCGTGGCATTGTCGAGAAGGCGCTGGTGAGCGATCCCACCCAGCCGGATGCGCTGGCGATGCTCGGCCAGATCCAGCTGACCTCGAACCAGGTCATCGATGCCGGCAAGACGCTGCAACAACTGCAGAAGCTTTATCCCCATCACCCCGCGACGCTGCAACTGGCGCAGTCCTACCGACTGGCTACCACCGACCGCACGGCGCTCGCCGAGGCGCGCCTGCTCGCGCGTTCGGGCAAGTCGGACGAGGCGTGGCAAAAGATGCAGGCGCTGTTTCCAAACGGTGCGCCCAGTGGGGCGCTTGCACAGGATTACTACCGAGTCATGGCCGGTTCCACCAACGGACGCGATCGCGCGCTGGCCGAACTTCGACAACGTACGGCGAAGAACCCGGATGACCTGGGCCTCGCGCTCACCCTGGCGGACCTGCTCACCGATCGCGCATCGACCCGGCTCGAAGGCCTGGACATCATCTATCGCGTCTACCAGCGGCAAGACAGCAACCGTGCGCAGGCGCTGGAGTTGTGGCGTCGCGCACTGAACAGCGCAGGGCGGGACGATCCGGCTTACTACGTCTGGTATCTGCGATACCTCAAGGAAGTGCCGGACGACGCCAACGCCAGGGATGCGCTTGCCGCGCTGGCGAAGAAGGGCGGTGCAAGCTACGTACCGCCCCCGAAGGAAAGCGCGCCCGTGGCGGCGGCCAGGGCGCCGGCTGAGACGCCTGCGTCCGTTCGCCAGGGACGCGCATGGGGAGAGCAGGGCTTGGTGGCCATGCGGGCAGGCCGGCACGACGAAGCCCGCGGGCTCTTCGAGCGGGCACTCAGGCTCGATCCTGACAACGCGTCGAAGTGGCGAAGCCTTATGAACACTTCGGCGTTCTGGGGCACGCTGGCAAAGGCGCGCAACGCGAATGCGGCCGGTGATCCGGTGCACGGTGAAGCGCTGGCCCGCGACGCGCTGAAGATGCAGCCGAACCAGGCCGACGCCCGCAAGGTCTTGGCTACGTCCCTCATCGCCCAGGAGAAATGGGCCGAGGCGGAGCAGATCCTGCGGCCGATGGTCGAAGCACCGAAGCCTGATGCCGACGCCCTCGAACAGCTTGCCCGTGTTTATGTCGCCACGCATCGCACCGCCGAGCTGACTCCACTGATCGCCCGTGCGGAAGAGCGCGCCACGGGCTCGACGGATGCGATGCGCGAACTCCGGGCACAGCTGCTGTCGATCGAGGCTGACCAGATGATTGCCGATGGGCGTCACGGTGCCGCCGTGCTGAAACTCGAGGAGGCAGTTCGCCTGACGCCTGGCAACGCGTGGCTCCGCTACACACTGGCGCGACAGTATCGCGACATGGGTTTGCCCGCGACCGGTCGAGGTGTCATGGACGATGGCCTTCGTGTCGAAGCATCGCCCGACATGCGCTACGCGACCGCGCTCTACCTCAACTCGCTTGATGAGATCGACGCGGCGAGCGCCGTGCTCGCCAAAGTGCCGGATGCACAACGTTCCGACGGCATGCGCGAACTGGCCGCCAACCTGAGGGTTCAGGGCGAACTGCGTGACGTGCGGGCCCTCGTGGCGCAAGGGCACCGCCAGGAAGCGGCTGCGCGACTGGATGCCATGGCGGCGGAGGTTCCGGACGATCCGCAAATGCTCGCCAGCATCGGGCGCGAGTGGATCGCACTGGGCGAACCCGAAAAGGGTCTGCAACAGGTACGACACTGGCTCGACACGCATCCGGACGACCCCGCCATCGGCGTGCGCTTGCGATATGGCGAGTTACTCGCATCCGCGAACCGGGACGATGAACTGGGCGCATGGATCGCGGATGCTCGTGCTCGCCCGGGCGTGACGCCCGAGCAGCAGTCGGGCTTCGACGATCAGCTGTTGCGCCTTGCCTTGCGCACGGCCGGCCGGCAGATGGACGCCGGTGACTTCAAGGCGGCTGGCCAGACGCTCGAGGCCGTTCCGGAGGCTGGCAAGGCGGACCGGCGCTGGCTTCTGACGCAGGCGGATCTGCGCGAAGCCCAGGGCGATTATCGCGGCGCGGAAGCTTCCGCGAACGCGATTCTCAAGAAGGACCCCACGGATGCCGAAGCGCGGCTGACCATCGCGCGCATGGAAGCGCGCTTGGGGCACCGTCAGGCCGCCGAAGACATCGTCAACCAGGTGCTGGCCGACACGCCGCCTGACGATGTGGATACCCGCCTTTCGATCGCACGTCGCTATACCGCCCTGGGACGCAACGCTCGCGCTCAGGATGTCGTCGACCCATTGCGCGCGACCAACGGCGAGCGTTCGGACGTCACCATGCAGGCCGGTCGGATCGCGCAGGCGCAGGGTGACTACAACGGCGCCGCCGGGTTGTATCGCGTGGCGCGTCAGCAAGAAGCGGCCGAAGGTGAGTTGCCCAGCGCTGAAGACGGTCTGACGTCCGCCGGCCGCGCGCTGAAAAGCTTGCAGGACCGACGGCAAGGGCAGGTGGCCACGGCGATCATCCAGTCCAACGAATCGGGCAGCAGCGGCATGTCGCGCCTGAACGCGACGGAGATTCCCGTCTATCTGCGCATCCCGGACGGCTACACGGGACACTGGTTCTTCCATGCCGACACGGTGATCCTGCACGCGGACACCTTGCCGGCCGACCGCTTTGATCCGGCGTACAAATTCGGCCAGATTGCTGCGTGGGGAAATGCGGGCCTGCGTCCGATCGATCAGTCGGACAAGGGCGTCGCCCTCGCCGCCGGCTACGACTTCAGCGGCGCAAGCAACAGCTGGCGTGCCGACATCGGCAGCTCGCCGCTTGGGTTCACGGTTCATCAGGTGCTGGGTGGATTCGCGTACCGGCACGATTTCTACAACGCCTCGCTGTCGCTGGATGTCTCGCGACGGCCGGTGACCGCCAGCCTGCTTTCCTACGCCGGTGCGCGCGACCCGGTAACAGGAGATACCTGGGGTGGCGTGGTCCGCAACAGCATCACCGTGCGCGGAGCGCAGGACGTGGGGCGCTCCACCTTGTTCGCCTCGCTGGGTTACGGCACCTACGACGGCAAAGACACGCGAAGCAACCAGGACTTCCGCCTGCGCACCGGCATCGACTGGCCGGTCTATGTGTCGCCCGATCAGCGTTTCAGCAGCGGGCTGGTCGTCAACTACTGGCACTACGCCAACAACCAGCATTTCTACACCTACGGCAATGGCGGCTACTACAGCCCTCAAAAATACGTGTCCATCAGCATTCCGCTGGACTGGCGGGGGCGCAAAGGACGCTGGGCATGGGAGCTGGAAGCCTCCGTCGGCCACTCCGACACGCGCGAAGACACGGCGCCGTATTTCCCCACGCGACCGGATCTCCAGCAGCTGGCTACGGCGCGCATGGCGGCGGCCGACCTCGGATCGCCGTACTACGGCTCCGGGAACGGCGGCGGGTTCAGTTACACCGTGGCGGGCGCCCTTGAGTACCGCATCACCGAACACTGGGTGATGGGCACGCGCTTCAAGCTGGACCGTTCACACGACTACGCCCCCAACCTTGGCACGATCTACCTGCGCTACTTCTTCGACCGACAGAGTCTGCCGGTGCCGTACCCGCCCAATCCCGTTCAGCCGTACTCCGCCTACTGA
- the bcsE gene encoding cellulose biosynthesis protein BcsE, whose amino-acid sequence MSPATDPNPNPQRAARARLRLNQALAVRGLPPSLATLATGRVYAVYASRSPARDALFWKTAANALLTPVNVLSTRAPGHIASALKQHGLDIDTPNIVHPRSNVCALKLSPTRDGCDLLMEALQGMSDQCASPASPFLIEGVAACFAWDNREKLLRQGAALADWCATTRHTVLMVMLPPLVEQGQGFLPLTDFQVQFAGAAQLVHVQGEYRWEVAFWRDHLDATAANESIPLRFSATDQHLVVSTESTTTPGMLAPDEGEVIVAHDVVARERTVPKGWRDLPNNESVVAEASHAIAATVILHYGIQENLATIAKQVNFLRRQCGKALKILIREDNVSIRYEHVLLTLGANAIIPRSTPLAQVQVTVDGVQGQLYSRPVPDDYRAALSAAMRDSTTGYVPAQRFIDLVREAVERSRPIRLPNVLLRLPLEPDVASLDALRACRIRRTGDLCTAAGDSLYVFFFACYVDDATKAMSRVFARPLAELFRGELRCGDRDAIAAMLDALQKEIAELPAPDYTGLIEPLLAEAPLGDASAPAEARMEVPTSTAPTPGELGDWSAGTSPDQSGASTAVLRPTPQRTRLPMKARV is encoded by the coding sequence TTGAGCCCAGCTACCGACCCGAACCCCAACCCCCAGCGCGCCGCCCGCGCCCGCTTGCGCCTCAACCAGGCGCTGGCCGTCCGTGGCTTGCCGCCGTCGCTGGCCACGCTGGCGACGGGGCGCGTCTATGCGGTGTACGCGAGTCGATCGCCCGCGCGCGACGCCCTGTTCTGGAAAACGGCCGCGAACGCGCTGCTCACGCCCGTGAATGTGCTTTCCACGAGAGCGCCCGGCCATATCGCCTCGGCGCTGAAACAGCATGGGCTGGATATCGATACGCCGAATATCGTCCATCCCAGGTCCAACGTCTGCGCACTGAAGTTGTCGCCGACGCGCGATGGCTGCGATCTGCTCATGGAAGCGCTGCAGGGCATGTCCGATCAGTGCGCCAGTCCGGCGTCACCCTTCCTGATCGAGGGTGTCGCGGCCTGCTTCGCCTGGGACAACCGCGAAAAGCTGCTGCGCCAGGGTGCTGCACTGGCGGACTGGTGCGCGACCACGCGCCACACCGTGCTGATGGTGATGCTGCCGCCGCTCGTGGAGCAGGGCCAGGGCTTTCTTCCGCTGACGGATTTCCAGGTGCAGTTCGCCGGTGCCGCGCAGCTGGTGCACGTGCAGGGCGAGTATCGCTGGGAGGTGGCGTTCTGGCGCGACCATCTGGATGCAACCGCCGCCAATGAATCGATTCCGCTGAGGTTCTCCGCCACCGATCAGCATCTGGTCGTATCGACCGAAAGCACCACCACGCCGGGCATGCTCGCTCCCGATGAAGGCGAAGTCATCGTTGCCCACGATGTCGTGGCGCGCGAACGCACGGTGCCAAAGGGATGGCGTGACCTGCCCAATAACGAGAGCGTGGTCGCCGAGGCCAGCCACGCCATCGCAGCCACGGTGATCCTGCATTACGGCATCCAGGAGAACCTGGCCACCATCGCCAAACAAGTGAACTTCCTGCGTCGCCAATGCGGCAAGGCGCTCAAGATCCTCATTCGCGAAGACAACGTCAGCATTCGTTATGAGCACGTGCTGCTGACGCTCGGCGCCAACGCGATCATTCCGCGCAGTACACCCCTGGCGCAGGTGCAGGTGACCGTCGATGGCGTGCAGGGCCAGCTGTATTCGCGCCCGGTGCCCGACGACTACCGCGCCGCGCTTTCGGCGGCCATGCGCGATTCGACGACGGGCTACGTGCCTGCCCAGCGTTTCATCGATCTGGTACGTGAAGCGGTGGAACGCAGCCGCCCGATTCGCCTTCCCAATGTCTTGTTGCGGCTGCCGCTCGAGCCGGACGTCGCCAGTCTCGATGCCTTGCGCGCCTGCCGCATCCGTCGTACCGGCGACCTGTGCACGGCCGCCGGTGACAGCCTGTACGTATTCTTTTTTGCCTGCTATGTCGACGATGCCACCAAAGCGATGTCGCGGGTATTTGCACGACCGCTCGCCGAACTTTTCCGGGGCGAACTGCGTTGCGGTGATCGCGACGCCATCGCCGCCATGCTCGACGCCTTGCAGAAGGAGATCGCGGAATTGCCCGCACCTGACTACACGGGCCTGATCGAACCGCTGCTCGCCGAGGCACCGCTCGGCGACGCTTCGGCCCCTGCAGAAGCGCGCATGGAGGTGCCCACCTCAACTGCACCGACGCCTGGGGAACTCGGGGACTGGTCCGCCGGGACGTCGCCTGACCAAAGTGGCGCATCGACCGCCGTGCTGCGACCCACGCCGCAACGGACGCGCCTGCCCATGAAGGCGAGGGTCTAG